The Lysobacter gummosus genome includes a region encoding these proteins:
- a CDS encoding TldD/PmbA family protein, with product MDRRNFLGMSGLGIAGLMIPFGNLIAAEDLLAPLDVGKKKVWADAALNAAKAAGASYCDVRIGRYLRQFVITREEKVQNVVNTESTGIGIRVLVDGAWGFAATNQLNNDAVAKAAQQAAAIARANSKSQTAKVELAKAPGAGEVSWKAPIRKNAMAVPLKDKADLLLSVNAAAINAGADFVNSILFLVNEQKYFASTDGSYIDQDVHRIWAPLTVTAIDKASGKFRTRDGLSAPMGMGYEYLDGAAAGKIVSPNGVTTYHKSYDMLGDAVAAAKQAREKLTAPSVKPGKYDLVLDPSHTWLTIHESIGHPLELDRVLGYEANYAGTSFATLDKLKAGFKYGSDQVTVFADKTQEGSLGAVGYDDEGVKTKRWNLIKDGVLVDYQAIRDQAHILGKTESDGCCYADSWSSVQFQRMANVSLAPGKNPLSVADMVKNVENGIYIVGAGSFSIDQQRYNAQFGGQLFFEIKNGKITGMLEDVAYQIRTPEFWNSCVAVCDQSDYRFGGSFFDGKGQPGQVSAVSHGSSTARFNGVNVINTARKLG from the coding sequence GTGGATAGACGCAACTTTCTGGGCATGTCCGGACTCGGCATCGCCGGGCTCATGATTCCCTTCGGTAATCTCATCGCCGCCGAGGATTTGCTGGCGCCGCTGGACGTGGGCAAGAAAAAGGTCTGGGCCGACGCCGCGCTCAACGCCGCCAAGGCCGCCGGAGCCAGTTATTGCGACGTGCGCATCGGCCGCTATCTGCGCCAGTTCGTGATCACGCGCGAGGAAAAGGTCCAGAACGTGGTCAATACCGAATCGACCGGCATTGGCATCCGCGTGCTGGTCGACGGCGCCTGGGGCTTCGCCGCGACCAATCAGCTCAACAACGATGCGGTGGCCAAGGCCGCGCAGCAGGCCGCGGCGATCGCCCGCGCCAATTCCAAGAGCCAGACCGCCAAGGTCGAACTGGCCAAGGCGCCCGGCGCCGGCGAGGTCAGCTGGAAAGCGCCGATCCGCAAGAACGCGATGGCGGTGCCGCTCAAGGACAAGGCCGACCTGTTGCTGAGCGTCAACGCCGCGGCGATCAACGCCGGCGCCGACTTCGTCAATTCGATCCTGTTCCTGGTCAACGAGCAGAAATACTTCGCTTCCACCGATGGTTCGTACATCGATCAGGACGTGCACCGCATCTGGGCGCCGCTGACGGTCACCGCCATCGACAAGGCCAGCGGCAAGTTCCGCACCCGCGACGGGTTGTCCGCACCGATGGGCATGGGCTACGAATACCTGGACGGCGCGGCTGCTGGCAAGATCGTCTCGCCCAACGGCGTGACCACCTATCACAAGTCCTACGACATGCTCGGCGACGCGGTCGCCGCGGCCAAGCAGGCGCGCGAGAAGCTCACCGCGCCTTCGGTCAAGCCGGGCAAGTACGACCTGGTGCTCGATCCTTCGCACACCTGGCTCACCATCCACGAATCCATCGGCCATCCGCTGGAACTCGACCGCGTGCTCGGCTATGAAGCCAATTACGCCGGCACCAGTTTCGCCACGCTCGACAAGCTCAAGGCCGGCTTCAAGTACGGCAGCGACCAGGTCACCGTGTTCGCCGACAAGACCCAGGAAGGCAGCCTGGGCGCGGTCGGCTACGACGACGAGGGCGTCAAGACCAAGCGCTGGAACCTGATCAAGGACGGCGTGCTGGTGGACTACCAGGCCATCCGCGATCAGGCCCATATCCTGGGCAAGACCGAGTCCGATGGCTGCTGCTATGCCGACTCGTGGTCGTCGGTGCAGTTCCAGCGCATGGCCAACGTGTCGCTGGCGCCGGGCAAGAATCCGCTCAGCGTCGCCGACATGGTCAAGAACGTGGAGAACGGCATCTACATCGTCGGCGCGGGTTCGTTCTCGATCGATCAGCAGCGCTACAACGCCCAGTTCGGCGGCCAGCTGTTCTTTGAAATCAAGAACGGCAAGATCACCGGCATGCTCGAAGACGTGGCCTATCAGATCCGCACGCCGGAGTTCTGGAATTCCTGCGTCGCGGTCTGCGATCAGAGCGACTACCGCTTCGGCGGCTCGTTCTTCGACGGCAAGGGCCAGCCCGGGCAAGTCTCGGCGGTCTCGCACGGTTCCAGCACGGCGCGGTTCAACGGCGTCAACGTCATCAACACCGCCCGCAAGCTCGGCTGA
- a CDS encoding aldehyde dehydrogenase — MHRFRHWIDGEPRDAAGGRWLDVFDPANAQPYAQVAAGDAEDVEAAIASAKAAFPAWSGLPHSERAHWLEALAAALEARLNEFAQAESRDGGKPIRLAREAEIPRAVANLRFFAQAATQFASESHHGQAGLNYTLRAPLGVVATISPWNLPLYLFTWKIAPALAAGNTVVAKPSEVTPATAAMLGELCAQIGFPRGVLNIVHGLGPQVGEPLVGHRDVRAVSFTGSTAVGRRIAGIAAPLLRKVSLELGGKNPTLIFADSDWRANLDVLVRSAFQNSGQICLCGSRILIERGIYAEVRDALVERALALKVGEPSDETTALGPLVSQAHFDKVMAALARARDEGGRVLCGGSALDRPGWYVAPTLIEGLGPDCASNREEIFGPVATLQAFDDDEHALALANASDYGLSASLWTRDLNRAHRVAARLNVGMVWINTWLQRDLRTPFGGTGASGLGREGGIEAMRFFTDAKNVGLHLG, encoded by the coding sequence ATGCATAGATTCCGGCACTGGATCGACGGCGAGCCGCGCGATGCGGCCGGCGGCCGTTGGCTCGACGTCTTCGATCCGGCCAATGCGCAGCCGTATGCGCAGGTCGCCGCCGGCGACGCGGAGGATGTCGAAGCCGCCATCGCCTCCGCCAAGGCCGCGTTCCCGGCCTGGTCGGGCCTGCCCCACAGCGAACGCGCGCACTGGCTGGAAGCCCTGGCCGCGGCCCTTGAGGCCCGCCTGAACGAGTTCGCCCAGGCCGAATCGCGCGACGGCGGCAAGCCGATCCGGCTCGCGCGCGAGGCCGAGATTCCGCGCGCCGTCGCCAACCTGCGCTTCTTCGCCCAGGCCGCGACCCAGTTCGCGAGCGAATCCCATCACGGCCAGGCCGGGCTCAACTACACCTTGCGCGCGCCGCTGGGCGTGGTCGCGACGATCTCGCCGTGGAACCTGCCGCTGTACCTGTTCACCTGGAAGATCGCGCCGGCGCTCGCGGCCGGCAACACCGTGGTGGCCAAGCCCTCGGAGGTCACCCCGGCCACGGCGGCCATGCTCGGCGAGTTGTGCGCGCAGATCGGTTTTCCGCGCGGCGTGCTGAACATCGTGCACGGCCTGGGGCCGCAGGTCGGCGAACCGCTGGTCGGCCACCGCGACGTGCGCGCGGTGTCGTTCACCGGCAGCACCGCGGTCGGCCGGCGCATCGCCGGCATCGCCGCGCCGCTGCTGCGCAAAGTCTCGTTGGAGCTGGGCGGCAAGAACCCGACCCTGATCTTCGCCGACAGCGACTGGCGCGCGAACCTGGATGTGCTGGTGCGCTCGGCGTTCCAGAACTCCGGGCAGATCTGCCTATGCGGTTCGCGCATCCTGATCGAGCGCGGCATCTACGCCGAAGTCCGCGACGCGCTGGTCGAACGCGCGCTCGCACTGAAGGTCGGCGAGCCCAGCGATGAAACCACCGCCCTCGGCCCGCTGGTCTCGCAGGCGCATTTCGACAAAGTGATGGCAGCGCTGGCCCGCGCCCGCGACGAAGGCGGCCGCGTGCTGTGCGGCGGCTCGGCGCTGGATCGGCCCGGCTGGTATGTCGCGCCCACGCTGATCGAAGGCCTGGGCCCGGACTGCGCGAGCAATCGCGAGGAAATCTTCGGGCCGGTCGCGACACTGCAGGCCTTCGACGACGACGAACACGCCTTGGCCCTGGCCAATGCCAGCGACTACGGCCTGAGCGCTTCGCTGTGGACACGCGATCTCAACCGCGCCCACCGCGTCGCCGCGCGCCTGAACGTGGGCATGGTCTGGATCAACACCTGGCTGCAACGCGACCTGCGCACGCCGTTCGGCGGCACCGGCGCGTCCGGCCTCGGCCGCGAAGGCGGCATCGAGGCCATGCGTTTTTTCACCGACGCGAAGAACGTCGGTCTTCACCTGGGATGA
- the can gene encoding carbonate dehydratase produces the protein MSSKDSNSNSSGVAGEANAGASTTLDDLLERNREWSERINAEDPQFFDRLSHQQAPEYLWIGCSDSRVPANQIIDMAPGEVFVHRNIANVVVHTDLNCLSVIQYAVDVLKVKHILVVGHYGCGGVHAALHGLRVGLADNWLRHVSDVADKHVGCIAHVHESERHDRLCELNAIEQVQNVCLTTVVRDAWSRGQPLSVHGWVYSLRNGRVHDTGMNVDSFEALQPAYDRAVAKVHSTHGGSPR, from the coding sequence ATGAGTTCCAAAGATTCAAATTCCAACAGTTCCGGCGTAGCTGGCGAGGCCAACGCCGGCGCTTCGACCACGCTGGACGATCTGCTCGAACGCAATCGCGAGTGGTCCGAACGCATCAACGCCGAAGACCCGCAGTTCTTCGACCGCCTCTCGCATCAGCAGGCGCCGGAGTATCTGTGGATCGGCTGCTCGGACTCGCGCGTTCCGGCCAACCAGATCATCGACATGGCGCCGGGCGAGGTCTTCGTCCACCGCAACATCGCCAACGTGGTGGTGCATACCGACCTGAACTGCCTGTCGGTGATCCAGTACGCGGTCGATGTGCTCAAGGTCAAACACATCCTGGTCGTCGGCCACTACGGCTGCGGCGGCGTGCACGCGGCCCTGCACGGGCTGCGCGTGGGTCTGGCCGACAACTGGCTGCGCCATGTCAGCGATGTCGCCGACAAACACGTGGGCTGCATCGCCCACGTGCACGAGAGCGAGCGTCACGACCGCCTGTGCGAGCTCAACGCGATCGAGCAGGTACAGAACGTCTGCCTGACCACGGTGGTGCGCGACGCCTGGTCGCGCGGCCAGCCCTTGAGCGTGCACGGCTGGGTCTACAGTCTGCGCAACGGCCGCGTGCACGACACCGGCATGAACGTGGATTCCTTCGAGGCCCTGCAACCGGCCTACGACCGCGCCGTCGCCAAGGTCCACTCCACCCACGGCGGCTCGCCGCGATGA
- a CDS encoding RidA family protein gives MSRSVRTGDAPRPVGLYPHARWVGDLLFLSGIGPRDAASNAIPGNVHDAQGRLIAYDIDLQCRSVFANVRAVLQASGANWDDLVDVTVYLTDMERDFTAYNAVWAEYFPDIDRAPCRTTLGITALPTPIAIELKCIAHLRGAATE, from the coding sequence ATGAGCCGGTCGGTGCGCACCGGCGACGCGCCCAGGCCGGTCGGCTTGTACCCGCATGCGCGCTGGGTCGGCGATCTGCTGTTCCTGTCCGGGATCGGCCCGCGCGATGCGGCCAGCAACGCCATTCCCGGCAACGTCCACGATGCGCAGGGCCGGCTGATCGCGTACGACATCGATCTGCAATGCCGCTCGGTGTTCGCCAACGTGCGCGCGGTGCTGCAGGCCAGCGGCGCGAATTGGGACGATCTGGTCGATGTGACCGTGTATCTGACCGACATGGAGCGCGATTTCACCGCCTATAACGCGGTGTGGGCGGAGTATTTCCCGGATATCGACCGCGCCCCGTGCCGCACTACCCTGGGCATCACCGCGTTGCCCACGCCGATCGCGATCGAACTCAAATGCATCGCGCACCTGCGCGGCGCCGCCACGGAGTAA
- a CDS encoding 3-hydroxyanthranilate 3,4-dioxygenase, with protein sequence MLPGPINLAAWIEEHRHLLKPPVGNKVIYVGDFIVMVVGGPNQRTDYHWDEGPEWFYQLEGEMVLRIQDTLSDGSSAVRDIPIRAGETFLLPARVPHSPQRMPDSIGLVIERKRLPHEDDGLLWYCEQCNHKIYEEYFHLHNIETDFPPVFERFYSSREHRTCKNCGHLNPAPARYVMPDT encoded by the coding sequence ATGCTTCCCGGACCGATCAACCTCGCCGCCTGGATCGAAGAGCATCGCCATCTGCTCAAGCCGCCGGTCGGCAACAAGGTGATCTACGTGGGCGACTTCATCGTCATGGTGGTCGGCGGCCCCAATCAGCGCACCGACTACCACTGGGACGAAGGCCCGGAATGGTTCTACCAGCTCGAGGGCGAGATGGTCCTGCGCATCCAGGACACGCTTTCCGACGGCAGCAGCGCGGTGCGGGACATCCCGATCCGCGCCGGCGAGACCTTCCTGCTGCCCGCGCGCGTGCCGCATTCGCCGCAGCGCATGCCCGATTCGATCGGGCTGGTGATCGAGCGCAAGCGCCTGCCGCACGAAGACGACGGCCTGCTGTGGTACTGCGAGCAGTGCAATCACAAGATCTACGAGGAATATTTCCACCTGCACAACATCGAAACCGACTTCCCGCCGGTGTTCGAGCGTTTCTATTCCTCGCGCGAGCACCGCACCTGCAAGAACTGCGGTCACCTCAACCCGGCGCCCGCGCGCTATGTGATGCCGGACACCTGA
- a CDS encoding amidohydrolase family protein, with translation MLKIDTHAHYLPRDWPDLARKFGDDRFPVIHHTDDGRHRIYKDGKFFREIWSKTWDPQERIDDYTRFGVQVQVISTVPVMFSYWAKANQALELHQALNDHMAQACRDNPRHYAGIGTVPLQSPRLAVQELERCMDQLGLQGCQIGSHVNDWNLDAPELFEFFEAAADLGAAILVHPWDMMGTPSMPKYWLPWLVGMPAEQSRAACCLVFGGVLERLPKLKICLAHGGGSFPYTIGRIEHGFNMRPDLVATDNPRNPRDYLSQFYFDSWVADPRALQYLLDTCGVSRVMLGTDYPFPLGEQTPGAGIASLNLGETEQARLYHGTALEWLGLSKSRFA, from the coding sequence ATGCTCAAGATCGACACCCATGCCCATTACCTGCCGCGCGACTGGCCCGATCTGGCGCGCAAGTTCGGCGACGACCGCTTTCCGGTGATCCATCACACCGACGACGGCCGCCATCGCATTTACAAGGACGGCAAGTTTTTTCGCGAAATCTGGTCCAAGACCTGGGACCCGCAGGAGCGCATCGACGACTACACGCGCTTCGGCGTGCAGGTGCAGGTGATCAGCACGGTGCCGGTGATGTTCAGCTACTGGGCCAAGGCCAATCAGGCGCTGGAACTGCATCAGGCGCTCAACGATCACATGGCCCAGGCCTGTCGCGACAATCCGCGCCATTACGCCGGCATCGGCACGGTGCCGCTGCAATCGCCGCGGCTGGCGGTGCAGGAGCTGGAGCGCTGCATGGACCAACTGGGCCTGCAGGGCTGCCAGATCGGCAGCCACGTCAACGACTGGAATCTCGACGCCCCGGAACTGTTCGAATTCTTCGAAGCCGCCGCCGATCTGGGCGCGGCGATCCTGGTCCATCCCTGGGACATGATGGGAACGCCCAGCATGCCCAAGTACTGGCTGCCCTGGCTGGTCGGCATGCCGGCCGAGCAATCGCGCGCGGCTTGTTGTCTGGTGTTCGGCGGCGTGCTGGAACGCCTGCCGAAGCTGAAGATCTGCCTGGCCCACGGCGGCGGCAGCTTCCCCTACACCATCGGCCGCATCGAACACGGCTTCAACATGCGCCCGGATCTGGTCGCGACCGACAACCCGCGCAATCCGCGCGATTACCTGTCGCAGTTCTACTTCGATTCCTGGGTCGCCGATCCGCGCGCCCTGCAATATCTGCTCGATACCTGCGGCGTATCGCGGGTGATGCTCGGCACCGACTATCCCTTCCCGCTCGGCGAACAGACTCCGGGCGCCGGCATCGCCTCGTTGAACCTGGGCGAAACCGAGCAGGCGCGGCTGTATCACGGCACCGCGCTGGAATGGCTGGGGCTGTCGAAGTCGCGCTTCGCATGA
- the kynU gene encoding kynureninase: protein MTDLHSPAHAAALDAADPLPSLRGEFLIPKHRDREQTYFVGNSLGLQPRGARAHVEEVMDKWAMEAVEGHFTGQAQWMPYHELVREPLARVVGALPHEVVAMNSLTANLHLMMVSFYRPTRERPAILIEAGSFPSDRYAVASQIAFHGFDPDTDLIELQPDEPGGLISMESIERAIAQHGPRLALVLWPGVQYRTGQAFDLDRIVQLAHAQGAVCGFDLAHGVGNLELALHDSGVDFAVWCHYKYLNSGPGAVAGCFVHERHAHSDRPRFAGWWGHETSTRFCMGPQFVPTPGADGWQLSNPPILGLAPLRASLDLFDRVGMRALCEKSRRLTGYLESLIRDRLSDTLDILTPSAPEQRGCQLSLRVIGGRGLTGRPAGRALFDYLAEHGVLGDWREPDVIRISPAPLYNTHVDVLRFTEVVEHWRRG, encoded by the coding sequence ATGACCGACCTGCATTCGCCCGCCCACGCCGCCGCGCTCGACGCCGCCGACCCGCTGCCGAGCTTGCGCGGCGAATTCCTGATCCCGAAGCATCGCGACCGGGAACAGACCTACTTCGTCGGTAATTCGCTCGGCCTGCAGCCGCGCGGCGCGCGAGCGCATGTCGAAGAGGTCATGGACAAATGGGCGATGGAAGCGGTCGAAGGACACTTCACCGGCCAGGCGCAGTGGATGCCGTACCACGAACTGGTACGCGAACCGCTGGCGCGCGTGGTCGGCGCGTTGCCGCACGAAGTGGTCGCGATGAATTCGCTGACCGCCAATCTGCATCTGATGATGGTCAGCTTTTACCGGCCCACACGCGAGCGGCCGGCGATCCTGATCGAAGCCGGCTCGTTTCCGTCGGATCGCTACGCCGTCGCCTCGCAGATCGCCTTTCACGGCTTCGATCCGGACACCGACCTGATCGAACTCCAGCCGGACGAACCCGGCGGGCTGATTTCGATGGAGAGCATCGAGCGCGCGATCGCGCAGCACGGCCCGCGTCTGGCACTGGTGCTGTGGCCGGGCGTGCAGTACCGCACCGGGCAGGCCTTCGATCTGGACCGGATCGTGCAGCTGGCGCATGCGCAGGGCGCGGTGTGCGGTTTCGATCTGGCCCATGGCGTCGGTAATCTCGAATTGGCGTTGCACGACAGCGGCGTCGATTTCGCCGTGTGGTGTCACTACAAATATCTGAATTCCGGCCCCGGCGCGGTCGCCGGCTGCTTCGTGCACGAGCGCCACGCTCACAGCGATCGCCCGCGTTTTGCCGGCTGGTGGGGGCATGAGACCTCGACCCGCTTCTGCATGGGCCCGCAGTTCGTGCCGACCCCGGGCGCGGACGGTTGGCAGCTGAGCAATCCGCCGATCCTTGGGCTGGCGCCGCTGCGCGCGTCGCTGGATCTGTTCGACCGGGTCGGCATGCGCGCCTTGTGCGAGAAATCGCGGCGCCTGACCGGTTACCTGGAATCCCTGATCCGCGACCGCCTGAGCGACACCCTCGACATCCTGACTCCGTCCGCGCCGGAACAGCGCGGCTGTCAGTTGTCGCTGCGCGTGATCGGCGGCCGCGGCCTGACCGGCCGGCCGGCGGGACGGGCCTTGTTCGACTATCTGGCCGAGCACGGCGTGCTGGGCGATTGGCGCGAACCGGATGTGATCCGCATCTCGCCTGCGCCGTTGTACAACACGCATGTGGATGTGCTGCGGTTTACTGAGGTGGTGGAGCACTGGAGGCGCGGTTGA
- a CDS encoding GIY-YIG nuclease family protein: MARSPAVYILASAKRGTLYIGVTSDLVRRIWQHREHAADGFATRYNVDRLVWYEMHDTMESAILREKRLKKWNREWKIRQIEDTNPTWRDLWPDIASTF, from the coding sequence GTGGCCAGATCGCCCGCCGTTTACATACTCGCCAGCGCCAAGCGCGGCACCTTGTACATCGGCGTCACCTCCGACCTGGTCCGGCGGATATGGCAACATCGCGAGCATGCCGCGGATGGTTTCGCCACTCGCTACAACGTCGATCGACTGGTCTGGTACGAAATGCACGACACGATGGAAAGCGCCATCCTTCGCGAGAAACGGCTGAAGAAATGGAACCGCGAATGGAAGATTCGACAGATCGAGGACACCAACCCGACGTGGAGGGATCTGTGGCCGGACATCGCCAGTACGTTCTGA
- a CDS encoding FAD-dependent oxidoreductase: MNTPNHITLIGAGLAGALLATLLARQGWQVDVYEKRGDPRLKGYAGGRSINLALAERGRHALRLAGADEAVMAQAVMMRGRMVHFLDGRTDLQRYGRDDSEVIWSVHRGELNVILLQIAEDAGAKLHFHRGLSAVDFDARIARFNDDRDDSTHEIVFDSLVGADGAGSALRAAMNQATDLGERTEFLGHSYKELEIPPAPDGGFSIEANALHIWPRGRYMCIALPNDERTFTVTLFLPNEGEPSFDSIRTGAQARTLFERDFADALPLIPQLERDFEHNPTGLLATLYLDRWHLDDRAVLLGDAAHAMVPFHGQGMNCAFEDCVALAERLLAGNDRAQAFADFQQQRLRSARAIQAMALENYLEMRDRVDNDDYLLQRALERELAERHPDRFMPRYAMVTFHRMPYEVAFERGQRQRELLVELTRGHDSLDSLDWSAVDAAVRERLTPLPADA; this comes from the coding sequence TTGAATACCCCCAACCACATCACCCTGATCGGCGCAGGCCTCGCCGGCGCCCTGCTCGCCACCCTGCTCGCCCGCCAGGGCTGGCAGGTGGACGTGTATGAGAAGCGTGGCGATCCGCGCCTGAAGGGTTACGCCGGCGGCCGCTCGATCAATCTGGCGCTGGCCGAACGCGGCCGTCACGCGCTGCGGCTGGCCGGCGCGGATGAGGCGGTCATGGCCCAGGCGGTGATGATGCGCGGGCGCATGGTGCATTTCCTCGACGGGCGCACCGACCTGCAACGCTACGGCCGCGACGACAGCGAGGTCATCTGGTCGGTGCATCGCGGCGAGCTCAACGTGATCCTGCTGCAGATCGCCGAGGATGCCGGTGCCAAGCTGCATTTCCACCGCGGCCTGAGCGCGGTCGATTTCGACGCGCGCATCGCCCGCTTCAACGACGATCGCGACGACAGCACGCACGAGATCGTCTTCGACAGTCTGGTCGGCGCCGACGGAGCCGGTTCGGCGCTGCGCGCGGCGATGAATCAGGCCACCGATCTGGGCGAGCGCACGGAATTCCTCGGCCATTCCTACAAGGAACTGGAAATCCCGCCGGCGCCCGACGGCGGCTTCAGCATCGAGGCCAACGCCCTGCACATCTGGCCGCGCGGCCGCTACATGTGCATCGCCCTGCCCAACGACGAACGCACCTTCACCGTCACCTTGTTCCTGCCCAACGAGGGCGAGCCGAGTTTCGACAGCATCCGCACCGGCGCCCAGGCGCGGACGTTGTTCGAACGCGACTTCGCCGACGCCCTGCCGCTGATTCCGCAGCTGGAACGCGATTTCGAGCACAACCCGACCGGCTTGCTGGCGACCTTGTATCTGGACCGCTGGCATCTGGACGACCGCGCCGTGTTGCTGGGCGACGCCGCGCACGCGATGGTGCCGTTCCACGGCCAGGGCATGAACTGCGCCTTCGAAGACTGCGTCGCCCTGGCCGAGCGCCTGCTGGCCGGCAACGACCGCGCCCAGGCCTTCGCCGATTTCCAGCAACAGCGCCTGCGCAGCGCCCGCGCGATCCAGGCGATGGCGCTGGAGAACTATCTGGAAATGCGCGACCGCGTCGACAACGACGACTACCTGCTGCAACGCGCACTGGAACGCGAACTGGCCGAGCGCCATCCGGATCGCTTCATGCCGCGCTACGCGATGGTGACCTTCCACCGCATGCCGTACGAGGTCGCCTTCGAACGCGGCCAGCGCCAGCGCGAGCTCTTGGTCGAGCTCACCCGCGGCCACGACAGCCTGGACTCGCTGGACTGGAGCGCAGTCGATGCGGCCGTGCGCGAACGCCTGACCCCGTTGCCGGCGGACGCCTGA
- the sbcB gene encoding exodeoxyribonuclease I, translating to MPASFLFYDLETFGADPRTTRIAQFAAMRTDADLNEVEAPISVFVKPADDLLPSPAATLITGIAPQDALRDGVSEAEIFALIFDEMARPETCSAGYNSLRFDDEFVRHGLFRNFYDPYEREWRGGNSRWDLLDVLRLAHALRPDGLIWPKREDGATSFKLEHLATANEVRIGDAHEALSDVRALIGIARKFKQAQPKLWEYALRLRDKRFAAGLLDVIAMTPALHVSQRYPAARLCAAPVIPLSRHPRIDNRVLVFDLAQDPQALLTLAPDEIADRLYTPFADLPEGEERVALKEVHLNRCPALIAWNHLRPADFERLQIDPAVAERRAAQIREAGPELVEKVRRVYANDQARAPSDVDASLYDAFIGDGDKRLFRNVRTTRPEALGAAAFEFRDARLPELLFRYRARNWPQTLSPAEHQRWNDYRRQRLYTESGMSEYSFDRFHAELLQARAAAGEDGARQALLDRLEAWAGEIDRDLNASA from the coding sequence ATGCCCGCGAGCTTTCTGTTCTACGACCTGGAAACCTTCGGCGCCGATCCGCGCACGACTCGCATCGCCCAGTTCGCGGCGATGCGCACCGATGCCGATCTCAACGAAGTCGAAGCGCCGATCAGCGTGTTCGTCAAACCCGCCGACGATCTTCTGCCCTCGCCCGCGGCCACGCTGATCACCGGCATCGCCCCGCAGGACGCCCTGCGCGACGGCGTCAGCGAGGCGGAAATCTTCGCGCTGATCTTCGACGAAATGGCGCGGCCGGAGACCTGCAGCGCCGGTTACAACTCGCTGCGCTTCGACGACGAGTTCGTGCGCCACGGTTTGTTCCGCAATTTCTACGATCCTTATGAGCGCGAGTGGCGCGGCGGCAATTCGCGCTGGGACCTGCTCGACGTGCTGCGGCTGGCGCATGCGCTGCGCCCCGACGGGCTGATCTGGCCCAAGCGCGAGGACGGCGCGACCTCGTTCAAGCTCGAGCATCTGGCCACCGCCAACGAGGTCCGCATCGGCGACGCGCACGAAGCGCTGTCGGACGTGCGCGCGTTGATCGGCATCGCCCGCAAGTTCAAGCAGGCGCAGCCCAAGCTGTGGGAGTACGCGCTGCGCCTGCGCGACAAGCGCTTCGCCGCCGGCCTGCTGGACGTGATCGCGATGACGCCGGCGCTGCACGTCTCGCAGCGCTATCCGGCCGCGCGCCTGTGCGCGGCGCCGGTGATCCCGCTGTCGCGGCATCCGCGCATCGACAATCGCGTGCTGGTGTTCGATCTGGCCCAGGACCCGCAGGCGCTGCTGACCTTGGCGCCCGATGAAATCGCCGACCGCCTGTATACGCCGTTCGCCGATCTGCCCGAGGGCGAGGAACGCGTCGCGCTGAAGGAAGTGCATCTGAACCGCTGCCCGGCGCTGATCGCTTGGAATCATCTGCGCCCGGCCGATTTCGAGCGCTTGCAGATCGATCCGGCCGTGGCCGAACGCCGCGCCGCGCAGATTCGCGAAGCCGGCCCGGAACTGGTCGAGAAGGTGCGCCGGGTCTACGCCAACGATCAGGCGCGCGCCCCGTCGGACGTCGACGCCTCGCTCTACGACGCCTTCATCGGCGACGGCGACAAGCGCCTGTTCCGCAACGTGCGCACCACCCGGCCAGAAGCGCTGGGCGCGGCCGCGTTCGAATTCCGCGACGCGCGCCTGCCCGAGCTGCTGTTCCGCTATCGCGCGCGCAACTGGCCGCAAACGCTGAGCCCGGCCGAGCATCAGCGCTGGAACGACTATCGCCGGCAGCGCCTGTACACCGAGTCCGGGATGTCGGAATACAGCTTCGATCGCTTCCACGCCGAGCTGCTGCAGGCCCGCGCCGCGGCCGGCGAGGACGGCGCCAGGCAGGCGCTGCTCGATCGCCTGGAAGCCTGGGCCGGCGAGATCGATCGGGATCTGAATGCTTCAGCTTGA